Proteins found in one Nostoc sp. NIES-3756 genomic segment:
- a CDS encoding Npun_R2479 family HD domain-containing metalloprotein: MFNATEILIDAFVKQIREGYTRTYGCLKNDYQDIIAWAGSMALENIANSDALYHNVEHSILVTLVGQEILRGKHIREGGVSSEDWLHFIISLVCHDIGYVKGVCRQDQEQAGLYATGRNGKMISLHPGASDASLTPYHVDRAKLFIDERFGGHKLIDAELIKSNIEWTRFPVPAAEDQQNTICFPGLVRAADLIGQLSDPRYLKKITSLFYEFEETGMTKVLGYQTPADLRKNYAKFYWNSVHPYIKDGLRYLSLTQQGKQILANLYSNVFLVEHEKTQEESLYLVEQLHA; this comes from the coding sequence ATGTTTAATGCCACAGAAATTTTAATTGATGCTTTTGTCAAACAAATTCGGGAAGGCTACACCCGAACTTATGGCTGTTTAAAGAATGATTATCAAGACATCATCGCTTGGGCTGGTAGCATGGCTTTAGAGAACATTGCTAATAGTGATGCGCTCTATCACAATGTTGAACATTCAATCCTAGTTACTCTTGTAGGACAAGAAATCTTGCGTGGTAAGCACATCCGCGAAGGTGGAGTTTCTAGCGAAGATTGGCTACATTTTATTATTTCCTTGGTATGTCATGATATCGGCTATGTTAAAGGAGTTTGCCGCCAAGACCAAGAACAAGCCGGTTTATATGCTACAGGCAGAAATGGCAAAATGATTTCTCTGCATCCTGGCGCTTCCGATGCTAGTTTGACACCTTATCATGTGGATAGGGCTAAACTTTTTATTGACGAGCGTTTTGGCGGTCATAAGCTGATAGATGCTGAGTTGATTAAAAGTAATATTGAATGGACTCGTTTTCCTGTACCCGCAGCAGAAGATCAGCAAAATACAATTTGTTTTCCTGGACTAGTGCGTGCTGCCGATTTAATTGGTCAATTGAGTGACCCACGTTACCTCAAAAAAATTACATCCTTGTTCTACGAGTTTGAAGAAACTGGGATGACTAAAGTTTTAGGCTACCAAACCCCAGCCGACTTACGCAAGAATTATGCTAAGTTTTACTGGAATAGTGTTCATCCATATATTAAGGATGGATTGCGCTATTTATCTCTGACACAGCAAGGCAAACAAATTCTAGCTAATCTTTATTCCAATGTGTTTTTAGTAGAACATGAAAAAACTCAAGAGGAAAGTCTATACTTAGTCGAACAACTCCATGCTTAG
- a CDS encoding ABC transporter permease, whose product MNWWQRLQKNPLARFGAILLIIFYVAVLAADFIAPYDPYASQPSGSLLPPTKIYWVSKTSGQFIGPHVYPTTQGNTDLETGDRQLIVDFKKPSPVRFFVSGPEYRLLQVSLPLPPKWEETTVIPGIPLNWHLFGADNGAKINILGTDEQGRDQFSRLLHGGRISMFIGIIGVIITFPLGLLMGGISGYFGGWTDSIIMRIAEVLMTFPSIYLLVTLGAVLPAGLTSSQRFLLIVLITSVISWAGLARVIRGQVLSIKEREFVQAARAMGGNPLYIIRRHVLPQTATYVIISATLAVPSFIGSEAILSLIGLGIQQPDPSWGNMLSLASNASIIVLQPWLIWPPAVLIILTVLAFNLLGDGLRDALDPRSLRR is encoded by the coding sequence ATGAATTGGTGGCAAAGACTTCAGAAAAACCCTTTGGCGCGATTTGGGGCAATTTTACTGATAATTTTCTATGTGGCAGTGCTGGCTGCTGATTTTATTGCCCCTTATGACCCTTATGCGTCGCAGCCAAGCGGTTCGCTGTTACCACCAACAAAAATTTATTGGGTTTCAAAAACATCGGGTCAATTTATCGGCCCTCATGTTTATCCGACAACCCAAGGAAATACAGACTTAGAAACAGGCGATCGCCAACTCATTGTAGACTTCAAAAAGCCCTCACCTGTACGTTTCTTTGTCTCTGGGCCAGAATATCGACTGTTACAGGTGAGTTTACCCCTACCCCCCAAGTGGGAAGAAACCACAGTTATCCCTGGTATCCCTTTAAATTGGCATTTATTTGGCGCAGATAACGGGGCTAAAATCAATATTTTAGGTACTGATGAACAGGGACGCGACCAGTTCAGCCGCCTCTTACACGGTGGGCGGATTAGTATGTTTATTGGCATTATTGGGGTGATAATTACATTCCCCCTCGGTTTGCTGATGGGTGGTATATCTGGCTATTTCGGCGGTTGGACTGACAGCATTATCATGCGTATTGCAGAGGTGCTTATGACCTTCCCGAGTATTTATCTATTAGTTACCTTGGGGGCGGTTTTACCTGCGGGTTTAACTAGCAGTCAGCGATTTTTACTCATTGTGTTAATTACTTCTGTAATTAGCTGGGCTGGTTTGGCTAGGGTAATTCGTGGGCAAGTGCTGTCAATTAAAGAACGGGAATTTGTGCAAGCAGCAAGGGCTATGGGTGGTAATCCACTTTATATTATTCGTCGCCACGTTTTGCCGCAAACTGCTACCTATGTAATTATCTCTGCTACTTTGGCAGTTCCTAGTTTTATCGGTTCAGAAGCAATACTCAGTCTCATTGGCTTAGGCATTCAACAGCCTGACCCATCTTGGGGTAATATGCTATCTTTAGCTAGTAATGCTTCCATCATAGTGCTGCAACCTTGGCTAATTTGGCCGCCAGCCGTGCTAATTATTTTGACAGTTTTAGCTTTTAATTTACTCGGCGATGGTCTAAGAGATGCCCTCGACCCCCGCAGTTTACGTCGCTAG
- a CDS encoding rhomboid family intramembrane serine protease has translation MVPIRDNNPVTITPYVTYGLIAANVFAFIYESSLPPQALDGFLHLAAVVPRELSLSFAGVSVHQPVPEWATLITSQFLHGGFLHLAGNMLFLWIFGNNVEDKLGHIRFLVFYIACGVLASLTQWYFSQDSSIPSLGASGAIAGVMGAYILRFPQAEILGVVPLGFFFPTFRVPAYFFLGFWFLQQSFYGIAGLQTRTNIGMESGGIAYWAHAGGFIFGALLGPVLGLFSDKAKEETWYS, from the coding sequence GTGGTTCCCATTAGAGATAATAATCCTGTAACAATTACGCCTTATGTGACTTATGGGCTGATTGCTGCTAACGTTTTCGCTTTTATCTATGAATCTAGCTTACCTCCACAAGCATTGGACGGCTTTTTACATCTAGCGGCTGTCGTTCCCCGCGAACTTAGCTTGAGTTTTGCTGGTGTGTCTGTGCATCAGCCTGTACCAGAATGGGCAACTTTAATTACTTCCCAATTTCTGCACGGTGGTTTTCTCCATCTAGCAGGCAATATGTTGTTTCTATGGATTTTCGGTAACAACGTTGAAGATAAATTAGGTCATATTAGGTTTTTAGTATTTTATATAGCCTGCGGTGTATTGGCATCGTTAACCCAATGGTACTTCTCGCAAGATTCTAGCATTCCTTCTTTGGGTGCTAGTGGTGCGATCGCTGGTGTGATGGGTGCATACATTCTGCGTTTTCCCCAAGCAGAAATTCTTGGTGTCGTCCCTTTAGGGTTCTTCTTCCCAACTTTCCGCGTTCCTGCATACTTCTTCTTGGGTTTCTGGTTCCTCCAACAATCTTTTTACGGCATTGCTGGTTTACAAACCCGTACTAACATTGGCATGGAAAGTGGTGGTATCGCCTACTGGGCGCACGCTGGCGGCTTTATCTTCGGCGCACTTCTTGGCCCTGTCTTGGGTTTATTTAGCGATAAAGCTAAGGAAGAAACTTGGTATAGTTAA
- a CDS encoding CHASE2 domain-containing serine/threonine-protein kinase encodes MADEPTKHDNKKYLSTANIAATKTTKANLTAAARQSQRLVRLTNLLTLALAIGAALVTSSGLSVVQLLENQVVSTFFQIREPLVPPEDIVILAIDEDSISVPEQLYKADPQKNVYLEPLSKFPFKRAAYAQVIEKLMQAGAKSVAVDVIFDLPSSYGDEDDRQLQAVLQKYGSKVTLAAHYENRESRYGLVTQLMLPYEKFRNTGALIGTVDFPVEADGKIHRLASEFAKSLRADDILVDKVPSFEAAVLGSAQVKYPQLKGERIYFWGISGTFAPVSFRDVLEPQNWNTYLQQGKVFANKIVIIGATTQLGNDYHSVAVGNDLLSVQKMAGVEIHANAIATLMAGKAIAPAIKSPFLQAVFVLVLVGGTSFFVTKSKSGWNRLMFSMGVATAWGSISYVSFIYAQLLFPTAIPILAIAFCGLSYFGTEIVREKMRTRQIVDVFQKYKTSPVVQEIISQQQELQDLLQKRDIAVAGKILSGRYKIVKVLGCGGFSETYIAEDTQRPGNPRCVVKQLKPANTEAKGLELARRLFRSEAQTLEKLGSHQQIPQLLAYFEQDAEFYLVQEYIIGHPLNQELPSGIDVMEDKVISIVRELLQILVFVHENHVIHRDIKPSNIIRTDSDSKLVLIDFGAVKEISLAQTENQDQTPFTIGIGTRGYAPSEQCFGRPQYNSDIYAVGMIAIKALTGIAPHDLPRDDNEEVKWSDKAFVSQGFAQILGKMVRDDYKQRYQSASAVLADLDQLAHQPDKTLPQSLQSIQQQDDSSMSTEISIDESDLPTTRWP; translated from the coding sequence ATGGCAGATGAACCGACAAAACACGACAATAAAAAATATCTATCTACTGCTAATATAGCTGCGACTAAAACAACAAAAGCCAATTTGACAGCCGCCGCACGTCAGTCTCAGCGTTTGGTACGTTTAACAAACCTCCTTACTCTTGCTTTGGCAATAGGAGCGGCTTTAGTGACAAGTTCTGGCTTGAGTGTAGTGCAATTGCTAGAAAATCAAGTGGTGAGTACATTTTTTCAAATACGTGAGCCGCTTGTTCCACCAGAAGATATAGTGATTTTAGCAATTGACGAAGATTCCATATCAGTACCCGAACAACTCTATAAAGCAGATCCACAAAAAAATGTCTATCTAGAACCACTGAGTAAATTCCCTTTTAAGCGTGCTGCCTATGCTCAAGTAATAGAAAAATTGATGCAGGCAGGAGCTAAATCTGTAGCTGTAGATGTAATTTTTGATTTACCTAGCAGCTATGGTGATGAGGACGATCGCCAACTGCAAGCAGTATTACAAAAATATGGCAGCAAAGTAACTTTAGCCGCACACTACGAAAATAGAGAATCACGCTATGGGTTAGTCACCCAATTAATGTTACCCTACGAAAAATTTCGTAACACTGGGGCGTTAATAGGTACGGTAGACTTTCCAGTGGAAGCGGATGGAAAAATACATCGTTTAGCTAGTGAATTTGCTAAGTCTTTGAGAGCAGATGATATTTTAGTAGATAAAGTCCCATCCTTTGAGGCAGCAGTTTTAGGATCAGCCCAGGTAAAATACCCACAATTAAAAGGTGAACGTATCTATTTCTGGGGGATTAGTGGCACATTTGCACCAGTTTCCTTTAGGGATGTCCTCGAACCCCAAAACTGGAATACTTATTTACAACAAGGAAAAGTATTTGCCAATAAAATCGTGATTATTGGTGCTACTACCCAGTTGGGCAATGATTATCATTCTGTAGCAGTTGGTAATGATTTGTTATCTGTACAAAAGATGGCGGGAGTGGAGATTCACGCCAATGCGATCGCTACTTTGATGGCAGGCAAAGCGATCGCCCCAGCAATTAAAAGCCCATTTCTGCAAGCTGTATTTGTGTTGGTGTTGGTTGGCGGAACATCGTTCTTCGTTACCAAAAGCAAAAGCGGCTGGAATAGATTGATGTTCAGTATGGGTGTAGCTACGGCTTGGGGCAGTATTAGTTACGTGAGCTTTATTTATGCACAGTTGTTATTTCCTACCGCTATTCCCATATTGGCGATCGCATTTTGTGGATTATCTTATTTTGGAACAGAAATAGTTAGAGAAAAAATGAGAACTCGACAAATAGTCGATGTTTTTCAGAAATATAAAACTTCTCCTGTAGTGCAAGAAATTATTAGCCAACAACAGGAACTACAAGATTTATTACAAAAAAGAGACATAGCCGTAGCTGGAAAAATTCTTAGTGGACGCTACAAAATTGTTAAGGTACTTGGTTGTGGTGGATTTAGCGAAACCTATATAGCTGAAGACACCCAGCGTCCTGGAAATCCACGATGTGTGGTTAAGCAACTAAAACCAGCCAATACTGAGGCTAAAGGACTAGAACTAGCTAGGCGTTTATTTCGATCAGAAGCACAAACATTAGAAAAATTGGGTTCACATCAACAAATTCCCCAACTTTTAGCTTACTTTGAACAAGATGCCGAGTTTTATTTAGTTCAAGAATATATTATTGGTCATCCACTTAACCAGGAATTGCCATCTGGTATAGATGTGATGGAAGATAAGGTAATTTCTATTGTCAGAGAACTATTGCAAATATTAGTATTTGTTCATGAAAACCATGTAATTCATCGAGATATTAAACCCAGCAATATTATTCGCACAGACTCAGATAGCAAACTAGTATTGATTGACTTTGGGGCAGTTAAAGAAATTTCCTTAGCTCAAACCGAAAATCAAGACCAAACGCCCTTTACCATTGGGATTGGAACTAGAGGTTACGCACCCAGTGAACAATGTTTTGGTCGTCCTCAATATAATAGCGATATCTATGCAGTCGGGATGATTGCGATTAAAGCCTTAACAGGTATTGCGCCTCATGACCTCCCCAGAGATGATAATGAAGAAGTGAAATGGAGCGATAAGGCATTTGTCAGCCAAGGCTTCGCCCAAATTTTAGGCAAAATGGTACGCGATGACTATAAACAAAGATATCAGTCCGCATCAGCAGTTTTAGCAGACCTTGATCAATTAGCCCATCAGCCAGACAAAACCTTGCCACAATCACTTCAAAGCATACAACAACAAGATGACTCATCGATGAGTACAGAAATCTCTATAGATGAGTCAGATTTACCTACTACACGCTGGCCTTAA